The Nitrospirales bacterium genome includes a window with the following:
- the nqrM gene encoding (Na+)-NQR maturation NqrM, with amino-acid sequence MILVGAAFLLMILAVVGMALGVLAGRKSLQGSCGGLKTIQGLDCMVCPMPCETEKSISDPCPHDQRKYQKSSIT; translated from the coding sequence ATGATACTCGTTGGCGCCGCGTTTCTCTTGATGATCTTGGCCGTTGTCGGGATGGCTCTTGGAGTTCTTGCCGGACGGAAAAGTCTACAAGGAAGTTGCGGGGGACTGAAAACCATTCAAGGGCTCGATTGCATGGTGTGTCCCATGCCTTGTGAAACGGAGAAGTCGATAAGCGATCCCTGTCCCCATGATCAGAGGAAATATCAAAAATCGTCCATAACATAA